A portion of the Bdellovibrio bacteriovorus genome contains these proteins:
- a CDS encoding response regulator produces the protein MTAPTILVVEDAPDLLMLYKRYFAKLGATVQTAETGERALELLKQSKPTVLVMDLTLKDMGTDDFYQKFAAIEGAKDLSMILISGRDDLSTWAGRFGATKFYKKPVERDVITAAVKSFL, from the coding sequence GCTCCAGATCTTTTAATGCTCTACAAAAGGTATTTCGCAAAACTCGGTGCGACTGTACAAACCGCGGAAACTGGGGAAAGAGCCTTAGAGCTGTTAAAACAATCTAAACCGACTGTTCTTGTGATGGACTTAACTCTCAAAGATATGGGAACGGACGATTTTTATCAGAAATTTGCCGCGATCGAAGGGGCCAAAGATCTTTCAATGATCTTGATTTCGGGCCGCGATGACTTATCCACTTGGGCAGGTCGTTTTGGCGCGACGAAGTTTTATAAAAAACCCGTCGAGCGCGATGTGATTACAGCGGCAGTTAAGTCATTCCTTTAA
- a CDS encoding S8 family serine peptidase gives MNLKNFAFLFSAILILRHEAALAELRTIEEKNAAGIVTKQKSYENERLVEERLFNGSTGVLGTWLRYQYPGSGRVIKTNLSVKEDEKMRILTQEEWTGLDNKNNTTPQAVLLRSWVYDTSAPYDLEYIAVHDKDNPSRIQAKQYLNEKNQLKSTITFTYKEGREKPVSFVEKDPSGKILSRFSLYEKFDVPARLRELGKTAAEVKVLTAQRENPEKILVAIIDTGFDYNHANLVTKWWNNPTDPIDGIDNDGNGWVDDNFGWDQVANQHLPSEAIISFARDQRPLSHGTHVAAIASHGLSNIGLIGFGGEYTDVAYMDKVSAFIKKHGVKVVNMSLGIPLDHKDQLGLKASVRAYQRMIESNPNTLFVVAAGNELKNLDVFANRQYPASFMQPNVLKVGALDVGSLEQINEKTKMAYFSNWGKKSIDILAPGWEVMAASLGGGLIAHSGTSMASPYMVNQVVQLWSELPHLTATEVRELFIATAHKMTPEPEIRSGGYVDLKAALMLGRQKLLEGKKAQRTGPNCWNSATYLAGISAATHYTNESEFRYLMESPLCKQVPANETRTGDIIALRRYSANGKILPAPFMSEVHGYTDLGDGTGFTKNGPDQNAGYEIQKKSDIFAMYKASEFKNCKIIGLNTKDCVMKEVAYRCQTLSEYFSGKLNPLENELLLRILALEKELGDYFMTGKSIQGNKDTRIEDLQHQLNQLSQQGSAKVFIDTLSFRLSSLASQF, from the coding sequence ATGAACCTAAAAAACTTCGCATTTCTATTCTCTGCAATTCTCATTTTGAGACATGAAGCGGCCTTAGCTGAACTTCGCACGATCGAAGAAAAAAATGCCGCAGGAATCGTGACGAAACAAAAATCCTATGAAAATGAAAGACTTGTCGAAGAACGTCTTTTTAATGGCTCAACGGGTGTTTTAGGTACCTGGTTGCGCTATCAATATCCTGGTTCTGGCCGAGTTATCAAAACCAATCTTTCAGTCAAAGAAGACGAAAAAATGCGCATTCTTACGCAAGAAGAATGGACCGGTTTAGACAATAAAAACAACACCACTCCGCAGGCAGTTTTATTGCGCTCATGGGTTTATGACACGAGCGCCCCCTATGATTTAGAATACATTGCCGTTCATGACAAAGACAATCCATCCCGCATTCAAGCAAAGCAGTATTTGAATGAAAAAAACCAGCTGAAATCTACGATCACCTTCACTTATAAAGAAGGCCGTGAAAAACCAGTTTCTTTCGTGGAAAAAGATCCTTCCGGAAAAATTCTTTCTCGGTTTTCGCTCTATGAAAAATTTGATGTACCCGCACGCTTGCGCGAGCTAGGAAAAACCGCCGCCGAAGTGAAAGTCTTAACGGCGCAACGTGAAAATCCAGAAAAAATTCTGGTAGCTATCATCGACACTGGGTTTGACTATAATCACGCGAACCTTGTGACCAAATGGTGGAACAATCCGACAGATCCTATTGATGGTATTGACAATGATGGCAATGGTTGGGTGGACGATAATTTTGGTTGGGACCAGGTCGCTAATCAGCATCTACCATCAGAAGCCATTATTTCATTTGCTCGCGATCAACGCCCGTTGTCCCACGGCACACATGTCGCGGCTATTGCGTCTCACGGCCTTAGTAACATTGGCTTGATTGGATTTGGGGGCGAATACACCGACGTGGCTTACATGGATAAGGTTTCTGCCTTTATCAAAAAACACGGTGTTAAAGTCGTAAATATGTCCTTGGGAATTCCACTTGATCATAAAGATCAGCTGGGTCTAAAAGCCAGCGTGCGCGCTTATCAACGTATGATTGAAAGCAATCCAAACACATTATTTGTGGTCGCCGCGGGAAATGAACTTAAGAATTTAGATGTTTTTGCAAATCGCCAATACCCCGCAAGCTTCATGCAACCCAATGTTTTAAAAGTCGGCGCTTTGGACGTGGGCAGCTTAGAGCAGATCAACGAAAAAACAAAAATGGCTTATTTCAGCAATTGGGGAAAAAAATCTATCGATATCCTTGCCCCAGGTTGGGAAGTCATGGCGGCAAGTTTGGGTGGTGGATTGATAGCGCATTCGGGAACCTCCATGGCGTCACCTTACATGGTGAATCAAGTGGTGCAGTTATGGTCCGAACTTCCGCACTTAACAGCAACAGAAGTTCGTGAATTATTTATTGCAACAGCCCACAAAATGACCCCCGAACCAGAAATCCGATCTGGCGGATACGTGGACTTAAAAGCGGCCCTTATGTTAGGACGACAAAAACTTTTAGAAGGCAAAAAGGCTCAGCGGACCGGTCCTAACTGTTGGAACTCGGCCACTTATCTGGCGGGAATTTCAGCCGCCACTCATTATACTAATGAAAGTGAGTTTCGATATTTAATGGAATCGCCACTTTGCAAGCAAGTTCCGGCCAACGAAACGCGCACAGGGGATATCATTGCTTTACGTCGCTATTCTGCTAACGGAAAGATTTTACCCGCACCGTTTATGTCTGAAGTTCACGGTTATACAGACTTGGGTGACGGCACCGGTTTTACTAAAAACGGCCCAGACCAAAACGCGGGCTATGAGATTCAAAAAAAGTCCGACATCTTTGCGATGTATAAAGCGAGCGAATTCAAAAATTGTAAAATCATTGGCTTAAATACCAAAGATTGCGTGATGAAAGAAGTCGCTTACCGCTGCCAAACCTTAAGCGAATATTTTAGCGGAAAATTAAATCCGCTAGAAAACGAATTGCTTTTAAGAATTTTGGCCTTAGAAAAAGAATTAGGTGACTACTTCATGACCGGCAAGTCAATCCAGGGCAATAAGGACACACGGATCGAAGACTTGCAACATCAGCTGAATCAACTAAGCCAACAAGGAAGCGCCAAGGTATTTATTGATACTCTTTCGTTTCGCTTGTCGTCTTTAGCTTCTCAGTTTTAA
- a CDS encoding glutathione peroxidase — MEKNLFSFEVKAKDGKAVPLSQHQGKVVLVVNVASKCGFTPQYTGLEEIYKKFKDRGFVILGFPSNQFGSQEPGTNDEIQEFCQLNFGVTFPVMAKIDVNGKAADPVYQWLKSEAPGVLGTEFIKWNFTKFLIGKDGKVIKRYAPKDEPKDLEADIEAALGAIV, encoded by the coding sequence ATGGAAAAAAACTTATTTTCATTCGAAGTAAAAGCCAAAGACGGCAAAGCCGTTCCACTTTCTCAACATCAAGGTAAAGTGGTTTTGGTGGTGAACGTCGCCAGCAAATGTGGATTCACGCCCCAATATACGGGTTTAGAAGAAATCTATAAAAAGTTTAAAGATCGTGGATTTGTCATTTTGGGTTTTCCATCAAATCAGTTTGGCTCCCAAGAGCCCGGCACCAATGACGAAATCCAAGAATTTTGCCAATTGAATTTTGGCGTTACTTTTCCGGTGATGGCCAAAATCGATGTGAATGGCAAAGCCGCTGATCCCGTGTACCAATGGCTAAAATCCGAAGCTCCAGGTGTTTTAGGTACAGAGTTTATCAAATGGAATTTTACGAAATTTCTTATTGGTAAAGACGGCAAAGTAATTAAGCGTTATGCCCCTAAAGATGAGCCCAAAGATCTGGAAGCTGATATTGAAGCCGCGCTTGGGGCTATTGTCTGA